The Verrucomicrobium spinosum DSM 4136 = JCM 18804 genome includes a region encoding these proteins:
- a CDS encoding (Fe-S)-binding protein: MSIEPGKKGVGAMLLKQLDYSVLQQCMHCGMCLPTCPTYVETKRERNSPRGRIALMRAMADGEVPVTRSFADEMYYCLGCLACQTACPAGVNYVELFETSRAEVERSGVQPRGQRDFWRWLTLEVLFMHPRLLRAVGLMLRVYQQTGLQTMVRRLGLPKLIPGKLGSLEPQTPTVAAAFSDDLIDAVESPAERPRYRVALLTGCVQDLVFSQINRDTADVLLANGCEVITPRNQYCCGSLHGHNGAPELARDLARRQLDMFDVDSLDAIITNAGGCGSHLKHYGHLLHHDPVYGPKAAEWDRKVRDIHEWLVEIGIRKPVSAPATVDSTPVEVTYHESCHLCHGQKITSQPRVVLGAIPGLKVKELPESNWCCGSAGIYNITQPEQSAKLLERKLKNLEATGAGVVATSNPGCHMQLAFGLRSKPEAKCHEVTQPVSLLAEAYRREREEGGRQEE; this comes from the coding sequence ATGAGCATCGAACCTGGCAAAAAAGGGGTGGGGGCGATGTTGCTCAAGCAGCTGGACTACTCAGTGCTCCAGCAGTGCATGCACTGCGGTATGTGTCTGCCCACATGTCCGACCTACGTGGAGACCAAGCGGGAGCGGAACAGCCCGCGGGGGCGCATTGCTCTCATGCGGGCTATGGCAGACGGTGAGGTTCCCGTGACCAGGAGCTTTGCCGATGAAATGTACTACTGCCTGGGATGTCTGGCCTGCCAGACGGCCTGCCCGGCAGGGGTGAACTATGTGGAGCTCTTTGAAACCTCCCGGGCTGAGGTCGAGCGCAGCGGAGTGCAACCTCGCGGGCAGCGGGATTTTTGGCGTTGGCTCACCCTGGAGGTGCTTTTCATGCACCCGCGGCTGTTGAGAGCAGTCGGCCTGATGCTCCGGGTGTATCAGCAGACGGGACTGCAGACCATGGTCCGGAGGCTGGGTCTGCCGAAGCTGATACCAGGGAAACTCGGCTCTCTGGAGCCTCAGACCCCCACGGTGGCGGCGGCTTTCTCAGATGATCTCATTGATGCGGTGGAATCGCCTGCGGAAAGGCCCCGATATCGCGTGGCTTTGCTGACGGGGTGTGTGCAGGATCTCGTCTTCTCCCAGATCAATCGTGATACGGCCGACGTGCTGCTCGCGAACGGGTGCGAGGTGATTACGCCTCGCAACCAGTACTGTTGCGGCTCCCTCCATGGGCACAACGGTGCGCCGGAACTGGCCCGCGATCTGGCCCGACGCCAGCTCGACATGTTTGATGTCGATAGCCTGGATGCGATCATCACCAATGCGGGCGGGTGTGGATCTCACCTGAAGCACTACGGGCATCTGCTTCATCATGACCCTGTGTACGGGCCCAAAGCTGCGGAGTGGGATCGCAAGGTGCGTGACATTCACGAATGGCTGGTGGAAATCGGCATCCGCAAGCCGGTGTCTGCCCCTGCCACAGTGGACAGTACGCCCGTGGAAGTGACTTATCATGAATCCTGTCACCTCTGTCACGGGCAGAAGATCACCAGCCAGCCGCGGGTGGTGCTTGGTGCCATCCCCGGGTTGAAGGTGAAGGAACTGCCGGAAAGCAACTGGTGCTGTGGCAGCGCCGGGATCTACAACATCACCCAGCCTGAGCAATCGGCCAAGCTGCTGGAGCGCAAGCTGAAGAATCTCGAGGCCACTGGGGCCGGCGTGGTTGCTACATCGAACCCGGGATGCCACATGCAGCTCGCCTTTGGGCTGCGGTCAAAGCCCGAAGCAAAATGCCATGAGGTGACGCAACCCGTGAGTTTGTTGGCGGAGGCCTACAGGAGGGAAAGGGAAGAGGGGGGAAGGCAAGAGGAATAA
- a CDS encoding exo-beta-N-acetylmuramidase NamZ family protein, which translates to MPALKILLSFLVGLTIAGCTLPQQPSVRPVGPAAAPNAPFTLGIDVLASNGYDLLRGKRVGLICNQTSMTGNGTLTRVALRRAGVNLVALYAPEHGVDGTIKAGIHVQDRKDPVTGLTVYSLYGDTRKPTPRMLAPIDVMLFDLQDIGSRSYTYISTMVVAMEACGEGGKEFIVLDRPNPLGGWRVEGPPVEPQWKSFVSQVNVPYVHGMTTGELAMMVAGEGWITRRPRLRVVKMRGYDRNMLWQDTGLRWYRTSPNIPHAGSPLYYVATGMLGGAAAVDVGIGTENPFGYAGGRGVNPQVFVDYCRRLGFPGVGYEAYAREGFGGVKLRMDPRTPANITALDVYLIAGLQNQTRGAVLGRMSASQISLFNKVYGSDSLRRDLMRGVSPTRIVSSWKRFEDGFRAKRQRYLMY; encoded by the coding sequence ATGCCTGCACTCAAGATTCTCCTCAGCTTTCTTGTTGGACTCACGATAGCCGGTTGCACCCTTCCCCAGCAGCCTTCAGTGCGTCCGGTGGGGCCCGCAGCGGCCCCCAATGCTCCCTTCACGCTGGGGATTGATGTGCTGGCGAGCAATGGCTATGACCTGCTCCGGGGCAAGCGCGTGGGGCTGATCTGCAACCAGACGAGCATGACGGGCAACGGTACGCTGACCCGGGTGGCATTGAGGCGTGCGGGTGTCAATCTGGTCGCGCTCTATGCTCCGGAGCACGGGGTAGATGGGACCATCAAGGCGGGAATTCATGTGCAGGATCGGAAGGATCCTGTGACGGGGTTGACGGTGTATTCCCTCTATGGCGACACGCGCAAGCCAACACCGCGGATGCTGGCACCCATTGATGTCATGTTGTTTGATCTACAGGACATCGGCTCGCGCAGTTATACCTACATCTCCACCATGGTGGTGGCCATGGAGGCGTGCGGGGAGGGCGGAAAGGAGTTTATCGTGCTGGACCGGCCGAATCCGCTGGGGGGATGGCGCGTGGAGGGGCCGCCGGTGGAGCCTCAGTGGAAGTCTTTCGTAAGCCAGGTGAATGTGCCCTACGTGCATGGCATGACGACGGGGGAGCTGGCAATGATGGTGGCCGGAGAGGGGTGGATCACCCGGCGGCCTCGTCTGAGGGTGGTGAAGATGCGGGGTTATGATCGCAACATGCTCTGGCAGGACACGGGGCTGCGTTGGTACCGTACGTCGCCGAACATTCCGCACGCGGGTTCGCCCTTGTACTACGTGGCGACGGGGATGCTCGGCGGGGCTGCGGCTGTCGATGTGGGGATTGGCACGGAGAATCCGTTCGGCTACGCGGGAGGTCGTGGGGTGAATCCGCAGGTGTTTGTCGACTATTGCCGACGCCTCGGTTTTCCTGGTGTGGGGTATGAGGCGTACGCGCGGGAGGGCTTTGGTGGCGTGAAGCTGCGCATGGATCCCAGAACTCCGGCGAATATCACGGCTCTGGACGTGTACTTGATCGCCGGTCTGCAGAATCAGACTCGTGGGGCGGTGCTTGGGCGGATGTCTGCCTCGCAGATCAGCCTGTTCAACAAGGTGTATGGCAGCGACAGTCTGCGGAGAGACCTGATGCGGGGAGTTTCTCCGACTCGTATTGTCAGTTCCTGGAAGCGGTTCGAGGACGGCTTTCGCGCCAAGCGCCAGCGGTATCTGATGTACTGA
- the rsfS gene encoding ribosome silencing factor, giving the protein MAKKAVKKATTLTSQRSDEEEMAFAAATFADDKKAEDIVIMDVQGISPVADYFVICTATSMPHLKAIRNEVKDRFWVEHNRKPIAVDEKMESLWIILHYGDVMVHVFHKEKRDFYALEELWGDAPRVAWQPTVPVPAAPAPKAKKAAAPAKKAAAPAKKAAAPAKKAAAPAKKSAAKKASAKKAPAKKAARK; this is encoded by the coding sequence ATGGCAAAAAAAGCTGTAAAAAAGGCAACGACCCTCACCTCTCAACGCTCCGATGAGGAGGAGATGGCCTTTGCGGCCGCCACGTTCGCCGATGACAAGAAGGCGGAAGACATCGTGATCATGGACGTGCAGGGAATCTCGCCTGTGGCAGATTACTTTGTGATCTGCACCGCGACCTCGATGCCGCACCTCAAGGCCATTCGCAACGAGGTGAAGGACCGCTTTTGGGTCGAACACAATCGCAAACCCATCGCCGTGGATGAGAAGATGGAGAGTCTCTGGATCATCCTGCACTACGGGGATGTGATGGTGCATGTTTTCCACAAGGAAAAGCGCGACTTCTACGCTCTGGAAGAGCTCTGGGGCGACGCGCCGCGGGTCGCCTGGCAGCCGACCGTGCCGGTGCCCGCCGCTCCTGCGCCCAAGGCCAAGAAAGCAGCTGCTCCTGCCAAGAAAGCAGCTGCTCCTGCCAAGAAAGCAGCTGCTCCTGCCAAAAAGGCCGCTGCCCCTGCCAAGAAATCTGCCGCCAAAAAAGCCTCTGCAAAGAAGGCTCCTGCCAAGAAGGCCGCGCGTAAGTAG
- a CDS encoding competence/damage-inducible protein A, which yields MRLELINTGTELLIGDVINTNAAWLGQRMVDLGVLVQRATIVPDGMAIEEALNEAVRRSDVVIITGGLGPTADDVSREAAAGVLGLALETDPEVMKVLEAIFARSGKLVNEHNQRQALVVKGAHVLANPHGTAPGLHLPASLGAPKGLHCTLFLLPGPPRELKPMMVELVEPIIRGMLPGGTDKECRYFKFTGIGESDISMALQEGLEAIGDLEIGYCLGKGDVDVRLNGPVGALDRAGVFCREKLGEFLVSDDRRLVEEVVVGLLKDRGEWLATAESCTGGFIAHRVTNVSGASGVFGHGLVTYANEAKIQHLGVPAELIEEHGAVSEPVAAAMAEGCLRVSGADHAVAVTGIAGPTGGTSEKPTGTVFIALASKGVPVEVRKRWYRGERERFKILTSQTALDFVRRRLQGYALPNG from the coding sequence ATGAGGTTGGAACTCATCAATACGGGCACGGAACTGCTCATCGGCGACGTCATCAACACGAACGCGGCCTGGCTGGGGCAGCGCATGGTTGATCTGGGGGTGCTCGTACAACGCGCCACCATCGTGCCGGATGGCATGGCGATTGAGGAGGCGCTCAATGAGGCGGTGCGCCGTTCAGATGTCGTGATCATCACGGGTGGACTGGGCCCGACAGCAGACGATGTCTCCAGAGAGGCTGCCGCAGGAGTGCTTGGGCTGGCCCTTGAGACGGATCCTGAGGTCATGAAGGTGCTGGAGGCGATCTTTGCCCGATCGGGCAAGCTGGTCAATGAGCACAATCAACGACAGGCCTTGGTGGTGAAGGGGGCGCATGTGCTGGCCAATCCCCATGGCACCGCTCCGGGATTGCATCTGCCCGCGAGCTTGGGCGCACCCAAAGGTCTGCATTGCACACTGTTTCTTTTGCCCGGACCGCCCAGGGAACTGAAGCCGATGATGGTGGAGCTGGTGGAGCCCATCATACGGGGGATGCTGCCAGGTGGCACGGATAAGGAGTGTCGCTATTTCAAATTTACCGGGATTGGTGAATCGGACATCTCGATGGCGCTCCAGGAAGGCCTGGAAGCCATTGGCGACCTGGAAATTGGGTATTGCCTGGGTAAGGGTGATGTGGACGTGCGGTTGAATGGACCCGTCGGCGCTCTGGATCGTGCCGGAGTCTTCTGTCGGGAGAAGCTGGGCGAGTTCCTGGTTTCTGATGACCGTCGCCTCGTGGAAGAGGTGGTGGTGGGCCTGTTGAAGGATCGCGGGGAATGGCTTGCCACGGCGGAGAGTTGCACGGGTGGCTTCATCGCCCATCGCGTCACAAACGTCAGCGGGGCCTCAGGCGTGTTCGGGCATGGCTTGGTGACCTATGCCAATGAGGCCAAGATCCAGCACCTCGGCGTGCCGGCTGAACTGATCGAGGAACATGGTGCGGTCAGTGAACCGGTGGCTGCGGCCATGGCGGAGGGATGCCTCCGCGTTAGCGGTGCGGATCACGCCGTGGCGGTCACGGGAATAGCCGGGCCTACGGGGGGAACCTCTGAGAAACCCACCGGCACGGTGTTTATCGCGCTGGCGTCCAAGGGTGTTCCCGTAGAGGTGCGCAAGCGCTGGTATCGGGGAGAGCGGGAGCGATTTAAGATTCTGACCAGTCAAACGGCGCTCGACTTTGTCCGGCGGCGTCTGCAAGGGTATGCCTTGCCGAACGGCTGA
- a CDS encoding fibronectin type III domain-containing protein, with product MISLSVLLPWSRAARMGGLLLALTALTSGMALADVKLRAGDGKRSKGDVFIPEARDVSASFVAGNAVDIELIGTIGTLKQADFVIRQLPEHGTLTNLRPHPRESNKSLITYTHAGEQASLMDRFTYSVRVDGGPFSAPATVTLRGQRMEPILSIVKMPSFGRVFLGGEASGVVSVRNMGRAPYRMNMVWSEGWSGPPTLEVNPGDTVDFQMIFKPVRPGEVRQEIELQPGVKTSKLTLFGEGVRALTVSPGYLTLDYNRATGVRSGILTLVNGRSDPMKVTIKFPIRLLAPASLEIPPQQKAEVLLQLPATDVPQFLGEVVVEADGVSEKVAVQSRPKPAELKVVSPEKGTLDFGQVTQRKATSRDIILANTGGELLVVEVQARNPYVSEFSGQALRLEPGQQRSVKVFLKSESLGNVISDLRIIGGASESVVTLKSYVRELAAPDVAPAPPVVAASPVVPVAPSTGGSQPAPAPMAPPVAAPPAPAPVAVAPSPVAAPVRRTAPPDAPRAPLNNVQSALAAYLATEGLPMPSSSINPHLDRVNSVELVDRETSNFTIAWKKPGVAPAGWALESASMSKDESSNLFIKTWNRVNHWKTVSGDNDKVVVKVLALRPASQYEMRVRGVDRDGKFSEPSPIFVVTTPEPWRVPAWAWRGMLVSALLVVIYMLWRARRGDFEFA from the coding sequence ATGATTTCTTTGTCCGTACTTTTGCCATGGTCTCGCGCTGCCCGTATGGGTGGGTTGTTGCTTGCCCTCACCGCTCTAACCTCTGGCATGGCCCTGGCGGATGTGAAGCTAAGGGCGGGGGACGGCAAGCGCAGCAAGGGCGACGTTTTCATCCCCGAGGCACGTGATGTGTCTGCCAGCTTTGTGGCTGGAAATGCTGTTGATATTGAACTGATTGGGACCATCGGAACCCTGAAACAGGCCGACTTTGTGATTCGTCAGCTTCCAGAGCACGGTACGCTCACCAACCTGCGCCCGCATCCCCGCGAATCCAACAAGTCCCTTATCACCTACACCCATGCCGGGGAGCAGGCGTCTCTGATGGACCGCTTCACGTACTCCGTGCGGGTGGATGGGGGGCCTTTTTCGGCACCTGCCACCGTCACGCTGCGTGGGCAGCGCATGGAGCCGATCCTCTCCATCGTCAAAATGCCCTCATTTGGCAGGGTGTTTTTGGGTGGTGAAGCTTCAGGCGTCGTCTCCGTGCGAAACATGGGGCGCGCGCCCTACCGGATGAACATGGTGTGGAGTGAGGGCTGGTCCGGTCCTCCTACGCTGGAGGTAAACCCGGGCGATACGGTGGATTTCCAGATGATCTTCAAGCCAGTCCGTCCGGGTGAGGTGCGACAGGAGATCGAACTCCAACCCGGTGTGAAAACGAGCAAGCTGACCCTTTTTGGTGAAGGCGTGCGAGCACTGACGGTCAGTCCTGGTTATCTCACGCTGGACTACAATCGCGCCACTGGAGTGCGCTCAGGGATTCTGACGCTGGTCAATGGACGCTCCGATCCGATGAAGGTGACCATCAAGTTTCCCATCAGGCTGCTGGCTCCAGCGTCACTGGAGATCCCGCCGCAGCAAAAGGCTGAGGTGCTGTTGCAACTGCCGGCTACGGATGTGCCCCAGTTTCTTGGTGAAGTGGTGGTGGAGGCAGACGGCGTATCCGAGAAAGTCGCGGTGCAGTCCCGGCCCAAGCCGGCTGAACTGAAAGTCGTTTCCCCAGAAAAGGGCACCTTGGACTTCGGTCAGGTGACCCAGCGTAAGGCGACCAGCCGCGACATCATTCTGGCCAATACAGGTGGAGAACTGCTCGTGGTGGAGGTGCAGGCTCGCAATCCGTACGTGTCGGAGTTTTCCGGTCAGGCCCTGCGTCTGGAGCCTGGCCAACAACGCAGCGTGAAGGTCTTTCTGAAGAGCGAGTCTCTGGGGAATGTCATCAGTGACCTTCGCATCATTGGGGGCGCATCGGAGTCGGTGGTCACCCTCAAATCTTACGTTCGTGAACTGGCTGCTCCTGACGTCGCCCCCGCGCCTCCGGTCGTGGCTGCTAGCCCTGTCGTTCCAGTGGCTCCTTCCACGGGGGGCTCACAGCCTGCCCCGGCCCCGATGGCACCTCCCGTGGCGGCACCTCCCGCACCTGCTCCGGTAGCAGTGGCTCCGAGCCCCGTTGCCGCCCCGGTGCGTAGAACGGCACCTCCGGACGCGCCCCGCGCCCCGCTCAACAATGTGCAAAGTGCACTGGCGGCCTACCTGGCGACGGAAGGGTTGCCTATGCCTTCCAGCTCGATCAACCCGCATCTGGACCGAGTGAACAGTGTGGAACTGGTGGATCGGGAAACTTCCAACTTCACCATCGCCTGGAAGAAGCCTGGTGTGGCTCCTGCGGGCTGGGCCTTGGAGAGTGCCTCCATGTCCAAGGATGAAAGTAGCAACCTCTTCATCAAGACCTGGAACCGTGTGAATCATTGGAAGACGGTCTCCGGCGACAATGACAAGGTGGTTGTGAAGGTGCTGGCGCTGCGCCCCGCCTCGCAATACGAGATGCGCGTGCGCGGTGTGGATCGCGATGGCAAATTCTCCGAACCGTCTCCAATCTTTGTGGTAACCACCCCGGAACCTTGGCGGGTGCCCGCCTGGGCTTGGCGTGGGATGCTCGTGAGTGCGTTGCTGGTAGTGATCTACATGCTCTGGCGTGCGCGCCGTGGGGACTTCGAGTTCGCTTGA
- a CDS encoding alpha/beta hydrolase family protein: MLRALSFIAASSLLAHASAAADSPVAHLARLDPFKPLEIRLPNGGCKPATTPAEWEPRRLEILKAAQSVMGPLPDVSKRCPLDVQIEEQTDAGNYIRQRITYQSEPGSRTPAYLCVPKTALQSGSPPRHPAVLCLHPTDNQVGYGVVVGLGGKANRQYASELAARGFVTIAPSYPHLAGYTPDLKGLGYDSGTMKAIWDNIRALDVLDSLPYVQHGRYGAVGHSLGGHNSVYTAVFDPRIHIVVSSCGLDSYRDYKNGDLRGWTQDRYMPRMAQYVGRPQDAPFDFPELLAAVAPRHVLISAPLRDGNFKWDSVDRVATAARDVYRLYSAADRLQVIHPDCDHDFPNEAREQAYRLFETLRKAKGGPAS, from the coding sequence ATGCTCCGCGCGCTCTCCTTCATCGCTGCCTCCAGCCTCCTTGCCCACGCTTCCGCTGCCGCAGACAGCCCAGTCGCCCACCTTGCACGACTGGACCCCTTCAAGCCTCTGGAAATCCGCCTTCCCAACGGGGGGTGCAAGCCAGCGACCACTCCTGCAGAATGGGAACCTCGCCGGCTGGAGATTCTGAAAGCAGCCCAGTCCGTGATGGGTCCTCTGCCAGATGTCAGCAAACGCTGTCCGCTGGATGTCCAGATCGAGGAACAGACGGATGCAGGAAATTACATCCGGCAGCGCATCACCTACCAGTCCGAGCCAGGCAGTCGCACCCCCGCCTATCTGTGCGTGCCCAAGACAGCTCTCCAGTCCGGCAGCCCACCCCGCCATCCAGCGGTTCTATGTCTGCACCCTACCGACAACCAGGTGGGTTATGGTGTAGTCGTGGGTCTGGGAGGCAAGGCCAACCGCCAGTACGCCAGCGAACTCGCGGCTCGTGGCTTTGTCACCATCGCGCCCAGCTATCCACACCTGGCCGGATACACCCCGGATCTCAAGGGGCTGGGGTACGACAGCGGCACTATGAAGGCGATCTGGGACAATATACGAGCTCTGGATGTGCTCGACAGCCTTCCGTACGTGCAGCATGGGCGATATGGTGCGGTGGGCCACTCGCTGGGTGGGCACAACTCCGTTTACACCGCCGTGTTCGACCCTCGGATCCACATTGTGGTCAGCTCCTGCGGCCTGGACTCTTATCGCGACTACAAGAACGGAGACCTCCGTGGGTGGACGCAGGATCGCTACATGCCCCGCATGGCCCAGTACGTGGGTCGGCCGCAGGATGCGCCTTTTGACTTCCCTGAACTCCTCGCCGCGGTGGCCCCCCGCCATGTTCTCATTTCAGCGCCCTTGCGGGACGGCAATTTCAAATGGGACAGCGTGGACCGGGTCGCTACCGCCGCACGCGACGTGTATCGCCTTTATAGCGCAGCGGATCGCCTCCAGGTGATCCACCCAGATTGCGATCACGACTTCCCAAATGAAGCCCGTGAGCAGGCGTACCGTCTCTTCGAAACCCTGCGCAAAGCAAAGGGCGGCCCCGCCTCGTAG
- a CDS encoding TonB-dependent siderophore receptor: MSSLRQIIAVPVIMGSVFSSSGALAQDSATRPAPGSTTVLDEVTVVAAAEPNVLDLKTELPSAALKTGTALLETPQSISVVPLEVIQLRGSRQTSEALRYSAGVTTDSYGYDPRGYEWISIRGFDSFNSQYLDGMRLYNYEMVETFGLERIELLKGPSSVLFGQSTPGGLINNVSKKPKATRFGEVGFEYGTGESYEGNLDFGDVLLGNDELSYRVLSLYRNTEEDPNGNTIDSERIFVAPSLTWKPTEDTTLTLLSSYLRWESSQVPEYFKGPQGLVRTNDLRWDREFSEIWRLGYEFEQKLGDNVTFRQNARYSHYNSASKYFSINELVSPTELSLLASGYSVQNRAWTLDNQLEWRSEQGSIKQTLLAGFDYGYATSKSMQHDGPAPTLDLLDPQYDTPFSRPSDLVSQFEQKVRQIGVYAQDQVKMGDHWVGVASLRHDWVATESAERTSGGSSEDQDDKAFSYRLGLMYLADNGLAPYASYSTSFFPNAGVDAQGSTFDPTEGNQYEVGLKYAPKDFRGGLTLSAFHLTQDNVLTTDLRNQAYMKANGEWTSKGVEFEGNIGLTDQLTLLGSVTLMDIEITKSADGDEGKTPGQTPERTASGWVTYSFTDGVLEGLTLGSGVRYTGSSYQDTSNTAKNDSLVCVDLVARYVRGPWMVALNVDNVADETTYNSDGFGYYQSAGRTVRLSLGYKW; this comes from the coding sequence ATGAGTTCTCTCCGCCAGATCATCGCTGTACCCGTCATCATGGGCTCCGTTTTCTCTTCCTCAGGCGCGCTGGCGCAGGATTCCGCCACTCGTCCGGCCCCGGGCTCGACCACCGTTTTGGATGAGGTCACTGTGGTGGCTGCGGCGGAGCCGAACGTTCTGGACCTGAAGACGGAGCTGCCCAGTGCCGCCCTGAAGACGGGGACGGCTCTGCTGGAGACTCCGCAGTCCATTTCCGTGGTGCCGCTGGAGGTGATCCAGCTCCGCGGCAGCCGCCAAACATCCGAGGCACTGCGCTACAGCGCGGGCGTCACCACCGATTCCTACGGCTACGATCCGCGAGGCTACGAGTGGATCAGCATCCGGGGTTTCGACAGCTTCAACAGCCAGTACCTGGATGGAATGCGCCTCTACAACTACGAGATGGTGGAGACCTTTGGTCTGGAGCGCATCGAGCTGCTCAAAGGGCCGAGCTCCGTGCTCTTTGGCCAGTCCACACCCGGTGGCCTCATCAACAACGTGAGCAAGAAGCCCAAGGCCACCCGCTTTGGCGAAGTCGGCTTCGAGTATGGCACGGGCGAGTCCTATGAGGGCAACCTCGATTTCGGAGACGTGCTCCTGGGGAACGACGAGCTTTCTTACCGCGTACTCAGCCTTTACCGGAACACCGAGGAGGATCCGAATGGCAACACGATCGACAGCGAGCGCATTTTCGTCGCTCCCTCTCTCACTTGGAAGCCCACTGAGGACACCACCCTCACTCTGCTCAGCAGCTACTTGCGCTGGGAGAGTTCCCAAGTGCCGGAGTACTTTAAAGGTCCTCAAGGCTTGGTGAGAACCAACGACCTCCGCTGGGACCGGGAGTTCAGTGAAATCTGGCGTCTCGGGTATGAGTTTGAGCAGAAGCTGGGGGACAACGTCACCTTCCGTCAGAACGCCCGTTACTCCCACTATAACTCGGCTTCGAAGTACTTCTCCATCAACGAGCTCGTCTCCCCCACGGAATTGAGCCTTCTGGCCTCGGGTTACAGCGTGCAGAACCGCGCCTGGACTCTGGATAACCAGCTGGAGTGGCGCAGTGAGCAGGGTTCGATCAAACAAACGCTGCTGGCCGGGTTTGACTACGGCTACGCCACCTCCAAGTCCATGCAGCACGATGGCCCGGCTCCCACGCTGGACTTGCTGGACCCCCAGTATGACACCCCGTTCTCCCGCCCCTCTGATCTCGTCTCCCAGTTCGAACAGAAGGTCCGCCAGATCGGCGTCTATGCGCAGGATCAGGTGAAGATGGGCGACCACTGGGTGGGCGTGGCCAGTCTGCGTCATGACTGGGTCGCCACGGAGAGTGCAGAGCGCACCAGCGGCGGCTCTTCGGAGGACCAGGATGACAAGGCGTTCAGCTACCGCCTGGGGCTCATGTACCTGGCCGACAACGGTCTGGCCCCATACGCCAGCTACTCCACCTCCTTCTTCCCCAACGCAGGGGTGGATGCGCAGGGCAGCACCTTTGACCCCACTGAGGGCAATCAGTACGAAGTGGGCCTCAAGTACGCTCCCAAGGACTTCCGCGGTGGCCTCACTCTCTCCGCTTTCCATCTCACCCAGGACAATGTGCTCACTACGGATCTCCGGAATCAGGCCTACATGAAGGCCAATGGCGAGTGGACCTCCAAGGGCGTCGAGTTCGAGGGTAATATCGGCCTTACCGATCAGCTCACCTTGCTGGGCAGCGTCACACTCATGGATATTGAAATCACCAAGAGTGCTGATGGCGACGAGGGTAAAACCCCTGGGCAGACCCCGGAGAGGACCGCCTCCGGCTGGGTGACCTACTCCTTTACCGATGGTGTCCTGGAGGGGCTCACTCTCGGCAGCGGTGTCCGCTACACCGGCTCCAGCTACCAGGACACCAGCAACACCGCCAAGAACGACAGCCTGGTTTGCGTGGATCTCGTGGCCAGATATGTGCGTGGTCCATGGATGGTGGCGCTGAACGTGGACAACGTGGCTGACGAAACGACGTACAACAGCGATGGCTTCGGTTACTACCAGAGCGCTGGTCGCACGGTGCGGCTGTCGCTGGGTTACAAGTGGTGA